A genomic window from Salvia hispanica cultivar TCC Black 2014 chromosome 5, UniMelb_Shisp_WGS_1.0, whole genome shotgun sequence includes:
- the LOC125189141 gene encoding ras-related protein RABE1c-like, whose product MAAPPARARADYDCLIKLLLIGDSGVGKSCLLLRFSDGSFTTSFITTIGIDFKIRTVELDGKRIKLQIWDTAGQERFRTITTAYYRGAMGILLVYDVTDEASFNNIRNWIRNIEQHASDNVNKVLVGNKADMDESKRAVPTSKGQALADEYGIKFFETSAKTNHNVEEVFFSIARDIKQRLSETENKSEQPSTIKMNHADGAGGGGQAAPKSACCG is encoded by the exons ATGGCCGCACCACCGGCAAGGGCGCGAGCAGATTACGACTGTCTTATCAAGCTTCTCCTCATCGGCGACAGCG GTGTAGGTAAGAGTTGTCTTCTTTTGCGATTTTCTGATGGTTCCTTCACAACTAGTTTCATTACCACCATTGG AATTGATTTTAAGATAAGAACTGTTGAACTTGATGGCAAACGAATCAAGCTCCAAATTTGGGATACAGCTGGTCAAGAACGATTCAGAACAATCACTACAG CTTACTACCGTGGAGCAATGGGCATATTGCTTGTCTATGATGTCACTGATGAGGCGTCCTTTAACA ACATTAGGAACTGGATCAGAAACATTGAACAGCATGCTTCTGACAATGTCAACAAGGTATTGGTAGGAAACAAAGCAGACATGGATGAAAGCAAGAGG GCTGTTCCTACCTCCAAGGGTCAAGCCCTGGCAGATGAGTATGGGATAAAATTCTTTGAAACT AGCGCTAAAACCAATCATAATGTGGAAGAAGTTTTCTTCTCTATAGCGAGGGACATAAAGCAAAGGCTTTCAGAGACGGAGAACAAATCAGAG CAACCGTCTACAATCAAGATGAATCATGCGGATGGAGCTGGTGGAGGTGGGCAAGCTGCACCCAAGTCAGCTTGCTGTGGTTGA
- the LOC125187227 gene encoding methyl-CpG-binding domain-containing protein 7-like encodes MMERRQHRSSSSSMLVPYALRPRAVVPASASARILRAYETHRGYRYRRMMVSGGKLLRVDNEGCRNHLAVVREAPNIVPDGWIVEEVRRKYVKSTDKYYCEPETGLKFRSLIAIERYLAGLDEDAPLSRTLEGIMENKPLARAFKLENHKSSTRGKKDTSRKKLQASSFIEPPVKVTWVIASPQGDSWNPFISKSLVPDAVKQQWTNRFMLFMTDGTSNFQNFQA; translated from the exons ATGATGGAGCGTCGGCAGCACCGCTCATCGTCAAGCTCAATGCTGGTGCCGTACGCCCTCCGCCCGCGCGCGGTGGTTCCGGCCAGCGCCTCAGCCAGAATCCTCCGCGCCTATGAAACT CATCGTGGATATCGATATCGGAGGATGATGGTTTCTGGAGGAAAG TTGTTGAGAGTGGATAATGAAGGATGCAGGAATCATTTGGCTGTTGTAAGGGAAGCCCCCAATATTGTTCCAGATGGTTGGATTGTGGAGGAGGTACGTCGTAAGTATGTGAAGTCCACCGACAAG TATTACTGCGAACCTGAGACTGGACTCAAGTTTCGCTCCCTGATTGCCATTGAGAGGTACCTGGCAGGATTGGACGAAGACGCCCCATTATCCAGGACTTTAGAAGGAATTATGGAAAATAAACCTCTTGCACGGGCTTTTAAACTGGAAAATCACAAG AGCTCAACTCGAGGGAAGAAAGATACATCGCGCAAAAAATTGCAAGCCTCATCTTTTATCGAGCCACCAGTAAAAGTGACTTGGGTTATTGCCAGTCCACAAGGGGATTCATGGAATCCTTTCATCTCCAAGTCATTGGTCCCTGATGCTGTTAAGCAACAATGGACAAACCGATTCATGCTCTTCATGACGGATGGAACCAGCAATTTTCAGAACTTCCAGGCGTAG
- the LOC125187226 gene encoding protein ALP1-like encodes MGPVGGNKKKRKIEKKAEENALILGSSEEGCTKWWGVLSKTIAGSPSSSLILDSFKSTFKVSRITFDYICCLVKERMMAKTHFSFANGKPMTLNDQVALALVRLGSGNSLISIGESFGAHHSTVSQLTWRFVEAIEEKGLHHLQWPSTELEMTQIKQKFEKIRGLPNCCGAIDTTHITMLLTSSDQEADTWLDHKQNHSMILQAIVDPDLRFRNIVTGWPGKMTDSSVLQSSSFFKQCQKGEKLNGKASHLSGKTELTEYIIGDYGFPLLPWLVTPYQGKELSKAEADFNKRLLATQSVADRAFARLKGVWRIIHGEMWRPDRHKLPRFILVCCILHNIIIDMEDSISDDLLSSLVHDQGYRQEICEPVNKAGSILRDRLSMYFSGR; translated from the exons ATGGGGCCGGTGGGAgggaataaaaagaaaaggaaaatagagAAGAAAGCTGAAGAAAACGCTTTGATCTTGGGGTCTTCGGAGGAGGGCTGTACAAAGTGGTGGGGTGTTTTGTCAAAGACAATTGCTG GTAGTCCATCGTCTTCACTGATATTAGACAGCTTCAAATCTACTTTCAAGGTGTCTAGAATAACTTTCGACTATATATGTTGCCTAGTAAAAGAGCGTATGATGGCTAAGACACATTTTTCATTCGCAAATGGTAAGCCAATGACGTTAAACGACCAGGTAGCCTTAGCACTAGTAAGACTTGGGTCTGGCAACTCGTTGATTTCAATTGGGGAGTCATTCGGGGCACACCACTCGACTGTCTCTCAGTTGACATGGCGCTTCGTGGAGGCCATTGAGGAAAAGGGTCTTCACCACCTCCAGTGGCCTTCAACAGAATTGGAAATGACACAAATAAAACAGAAGTTTGAGAAAATCCGAGGCCTTCCGAATTGCTGTGGCGCGATCGACACCACTCATATAACCATGCTATTGACCTCATCTGATCAGGAAGCTGACACTTGGCTTGATCACAAGCAGAACCACAGCATGATCCTGCAAGCAATTGTGGACCCTGATCTGAGGTTCCGTAACATAGTCACCGGGTGGCCGGGGAAGATGACTGACTCCTCCGTGCTCCAGAGCTCAAGTTTCTTCAAACAATGCCAGAAAGGGGAGAAGCTGAACGGGAAGGCGAGCCATTTATCAGGAAAAACAGAGTTAACAGAATACATTATTGGCGATTATGGGTTTCCATTGCTGCCTTGGCTTGTGACTCCATATCAAGGGAAAGAACTCTCAAAAGCTGAAGCAGATTTCAATAAGAGGCTCCTCGCAACTCAATCTGTTGCAGATAGGGCGTTTGCGAGGTTGAAGGGGGTGTGGAGGATAATTCATGGCGAAATGTGGAGACCGGACCGGCATAAGCTGCCTCGGTTTATCCTAGTATGCTGCATTCTCCACAACATCATCATAGACATGGAGGACAGCATTTCTGATGACTTGCTGTCGTCTCTCGTCCATGATCAAGGATACAGGCAAGAGATTTGTGAACCTGTCAACAAAGCAGGATCAATTTTGAGGGACAGACTGTCTATGTATTTTTCTGGTAGATGA
- the LOC125186800 gene encoding uncharacterized protein At4g08330, chloroplastic-like isoform X9 — METSGGSYSSNQQFSASFAGSRRDVTYSCGSCGYDLNLNSSSRNTSTIGSKYGKSIKKGIISFFTIDESRFNQAEEFSCVPYFIFKHSCGIFSRKTKLLCRKCGNLVGIASDLNNDSPIHLITDGSDSPSSSEFTSKRNTMYASNLMLNTEEVMLAPMFQYV; from the exons ATGGAGACTTCCGGTGGTAGTTATTCTTCGAATCAGCAGTTTTCAGCCTCCTTTGCCGGTTCGCGGCGAGATGTTACTTACAG CTGTGGTTCCTGTGGCTATGATTTAAACCTGAACTCATCTAGTCGGAATACATCTACCATTGgttccaaatatggaaaatctATCAAGAAAGGGATCATATCATTTTTCACAATTGATGAGAGTCGGTTCAATCAGGCCGAAGAATTTAGTTGTGTGCCCTACTTCATCTTCAAGCACTCTTGTGGTATTTTCAGTCGGAAAACAAAACTCCTATGCCGGAAATGTGGGAACCTTGTTGGAATTGCTTCTGACCTGAACAATGATTCTCCTATCCACCTCATAACAGACGGGTCAGATTCACCCTCTAGCAGTGAATTCACCAGTAAGAGAAA TACCATGTATGCATCGAACCTAATGCTTAACACCGAAGAAGTCATGTTGGCACCCATGTTTCAATAC GTATAA
- the LOC125186800 gene encoding uncharacterized protein At4g08330, chloroplastic-like isoform X4 translates to METSGGSYSSNQQFSASFAGSRRDVTYSCGSCGYDLNLNSSSRNTSTIGSKYGKSIKKGIISFFTIDESRFNQAEEFSCVPYFIFKHSCGIFSRKTKLLCRKCGNLVGIASDLNNDSPIHLITDGSDSPSSSEFTSKRKYDIRIRSLQPSSAGFDSEISLTLSIASAILHSQFVKGGLYSV, encoded by the exons ATGGAGACTTCCGGTGGTAGTTATTCTTCGAATCAGCAGTTTTCAGCCTCCTTTGCCGGTTCGCGGCGAGATGTTACTTACAG CTGTGGTTCCTGTGGCTATGATTTAAACCTGAACTCATCTAGTCGGAATACATCTACCATTGgttccaaatatggaaaatctATCAAGAAAGGGATCATATCATTTTTCACAATTGATGAGAGTCGGTTCAATCAGGCCGAAGAATTTAGTTGTGTGCCCTACTTCATCTTCAAGCACTCTTGTGGTATTTTCAGTCGGAAAACAAAACTCCTATGCCGGAAATGTGGGAACCTTGTTGGAATTGCTTCTGACCTGAACAATGATTCTCCTATCCACCTCATAACAGACGGGTCAGATTCACCCTCTAGCAGTGAATTCACCAGTAAGAGAAAGTACGACATCAGGATTCGTTCCTTGCAACCTAGTTCAGCTGGTTTTG ATAGCGAAATCTCCCTGACATTGTCCATTGCTTCTGCGATACTTCACTCTCAGTTTGTGAAAGGTGGTTTATATTCGGTGTAA
- the LOC125186800 gene encoding uncharacterized protein At4g08330, chloroplastic-like isoform X12, with protein METSGGSYSSNQQFSASFAGSRRDVTYSCGSCGYDLNLNSSSRNTSTIGSKYGKSIKKGIISFFTIDESRFNQAEEFSCVPYFIFKHSCGIFSRKTKLLCRKCGNLVGIASDLNNDSPIHLITDGSDSPSSSEFTSKRK; from the exons ATGGAGACTTCCGGTGGTAGTTATTCTTCGAATCAGCAGTTTTCAGCCTCCTTTGCCGGTTCGCGGCGAGATGTTACTTACAG CTGTGGTTCCTGTGGCTATGATTTAAACCTGAACTCATCTAGTCGGAATACATCTACCATTGgttccaaatatggaaaatctATCAAGAAAGGGATCATATCATTTTTCACAATTGATGAGAGTCGGTTCAATCAGGCCGAAGAATTTAGTTGTGTGCCCTACTTCATCTTCAAGCACTCTTGTGGTATTTTCAGTCGGAAAACAAAACTCCTATGCCGGAAATGTGGGAACCTTGTTGGAATTGCTTCTGACCTGAACAATGATTCTCCTATCCACCTCATAACAGACGGGTCAGATTCACCCTCTAGCAGTGAATTCACCAGTAAGAGAAA ATAG
- the LOC125186800 gene encoding uncharacterized protein At4g08330, chloroplastic-like isoform X11 yields the protein METSGGSYSSNQQFSASFAGSRRDVTYSCGSCGYDLNLNSSSRNTSTIGSKYGKSIKKGIISFFTIDESRFNQAEEFSCVPYFIFKHSCGIFSRKTKLLCRKCGNLVGIASDLNNDSPIHLITDGSDSPSSSEFTSKRKYDIRIRSLQPSSAGFAKSP from the exons ATGGAGACTTCCGGTGGTAGTTATTCTTCGAATCAGCAGTTTTCAGCCTCCTTTGCCGGTTCGCGGCGAGATGTTACTTACAG CTGTGGTTCCTGTGGCTATGATTTAAACCTGAACTCATCTAGTCGGAATACATCTACCATTGgttccaaatatggaaaatctATCAAGAAAGGGATCATATCATTTTTCACAATTGATGAGAGTCGGTTCAATCAGGCCGAAGAATTTAGTTGTGTGCCCTACTTCATCTTCAAGCACTCTTGTGGTATTTTCAGTCGGAAAACAAAACTCCTATGCCGGAAATGTGGGAACCTTGTTGGAATTGCTTCTGACCTGAACAATGATTCTCCTATCCACCTCATAACAGACGGGTCAGATTCACCCTCTAGCAGTGAATTCACCAGTAAGAGAAAGTACGACATCAGGATTCGTTCCTTGCAACCTAGTTCAGCTGGTTTTG CGAAATCTCCCTGA
- the LOC125186800 gene encoding uncharacterized protein At4g08330, chloroplastic-like isoform X1: METSGGSYSSNQQFSASFAGSRRDVTYSCGSCGYDLNLNSSSRNTSTIGSKYGKSIKKGIISFFTIDESRFNQAEEFSCVPYFIFKHSCGIFSRKTKLLCRKCGNLVGIASDLNNDSPIHLITDGSDSPSSSEFTSKRNTMYASNLMLNTEEVMLAPMFQYVSKKHEFLSSVGLPVQNVDLLLSSDLSIVYLLLACSRLGFSKVLKSCRYKVLNDSNLRLMKLLILYVQMIC, translated from the exons ATGGAGACTTCCGGTGGTAGTTATTCTTCGAATCAGCAGTTTTCAGCCTCCTTTGCCGGTTCGCGGCGAGATGTTACTTACAG CTGTGGTTCCTGTGGCTATGATTTAAACCTGAACTCATCTAGTCGGAATACATCTACCATTGgttccaaatatggaaaatctATCAAGAAAGGGATCATATCATTTTTCACAATTGATGAGAGTCGGTTCAATCAGGCCGAAGAATTTAGTTGTGTGCCCTACTTCATCTTCAAGCACTCTTGTGGTATTTTCAGTCGGAAAACAAAACTCCTATGCCGGAAATGTGGGAACCTTGTTGGAATTGCTTCTGACCTGAACAATGATTCTCCTATCCACCTCATAACAGACGGGTCAGATTCACCCTCTAGCAGTGAATTCACCAGTAAGAGAAA TACCATGTATGCATCGAACCTAATGCTTAACACCGAAGAAGTCATGTTGGCACCCATGTTTCAATACGTAAGTAAGAAGCATGAG TTTTTGTCGAGTGTCGGCCTACCTGTCCAGAACGTCGATTTGTTGCTTTCGTCCGACTTGTCAATTGTGTATCTATTATTGGCGTGCTCAAGATTGGGTTTTTCTAAGGTTCTTAAGTCTTGTAGGTATAAGGTGCTAAACGATTCGAACTTACGACTAATGAAGCTTCTTATATTGTATGTGCAAATGATTTGCTGA
- the LOC125186800 gene encoding uncharacterized protein At4g08330, chloroplastic-like isoform X7 encodes METSGGSYSSNQQFSASFAGSRRDVTYSCGSCGYDLNLNSSSRNTSTIGSKYGKSIKKGIISFFTIDESRFNQAEEFSCVPYFIFKHSCGIFSRKTKLLCRKCGNLVGIASDLNNDSPIHLITDGSDSPSSSEFTSKRNTMYASNLMLNTEEVMLAPMFQYVSKKHEV; translated from the exons ATGGAGACTTCCGGTGGTAGTTATTCTTCGAATCAGCAGTTTTCAGCCTCCTTTGCCGGTTCGCGGCGAGATGTTACTTACAG CTGTGGTTCCTGTGGCTATGATTTAAACCTGAACTCATCTAGTCGGAATACATCTACCATTGgttccaaatatggaaaatctATCAAGAAAGGGATCATATCATTTTTCACAATTGATGAGAGTCGGTTCAATCAGGCCGAAGAATTTAGTTGTGTGCCCTACTTCATCTTCAAGCACTCTTGTGGTATTTTCAGTCGGAAAACAAAACTCCTATGCCGGAAATGTGGGAACCTTGTTGGAATTGCTTCTGACCTGAACAATGATTCTCCTATCCACCTCATAACAGACGGGTCAGATTCACCCTCTAGCAGTGAATTCACCAGTAAGAGAAA TACCATGTATGCATCGAACCTAATGCTTAACACCGAAGAAGTCATGTTGGCACCCATGTTTCAATACGTAAGTAAGAAGCATGAG GTATAA
- the LOC125186800 gene encoding uncharacterized protein At4g08330, chloroplastic-like isoform X5, translating into METSGGSYSSNQQFSASFAGSRRDVTYSCGSCGYDLNLNSSSRNTSTIGSKYGKSIKKGIISFFTIDESRFNQAEEFSCVPYFIFKHSCGIFSRKTKLLCRKCGNLVGIASDLNNDSPIHLITDGSDSPSSSEFTSKRNTMYASNLMLNTEEVMLAPMFQYVSKKHEKTELGESELLDI; encoded by the exons ATGGAGACTTCCGGTGGTAGTTATTCTTCGAATCAGCAGTTTTCAGCCTCCTTTGCCGGTTCGCGGCGAGATGTTACTTACAG CTGTGGTTCCTGTGGCTATGATTTAAACCTGAACTCATCTAGTCGGAATACATCTACCATTGgttccaaatatggaaaatctATCAAGAAAGGGATCATATCATTTTTCACAATTGATGAGAGTCGGTTCAATCAGGCCGAAGAATTTAGTTGTGTGCCCTACTTCATCTTCAAGCACTCTTGTGGTATTTTCAGTCGGAAAACAAAACTCCTATGCCGGAAATGTGGGAACCTTGTTGGAATTGCTTCTGACCTGAACAATGATTCTCCTATCCACCTCATAACAGACGGGTCAGATTCACCCTCTAGCAGTGAATTCACCAGTAAGAGAAA TACCATGTATGCATCGAACCTAATGCTTAACACCGAAGAAGTCATGTTGGCACCCATGTTTCAATACGTAAGTAAGAAGCATGAG AAAACGGAACTTGGAGAGTCGGAGCTACTAGACATTTGA
- the LOC125186800 gene encoding uncharacterized protein At4g08330, chloroplastic-like isoform X6, giving the protein METSGGSYSSNQQFSASFAGSRRDVTYSCGSCGYDLNLNSSSRNTSTIGSKYGKSIKKGIISFFTIDESRFNQAEEFSCVPYFIFKHSCGIFSRKTKLLCRKCGNLVGIASDLNNDSPIHLITDGSDSPSSSEFTSKRNTMYASNLMLNTEEVMLAPMFQYVSKKHEIAKSP; this is encoded by the exons ATGGAGACTTCCGGTGGTAGTTATTCTTCGAATCAGCAGTTTTCAGCCTCCTTTGCCGGTTCGCGGCGAGATGTTACTTACAG CTGTGGTTCCTGTGGCTATGATTTAAACCTGAACTCATCTAGTCGGAATACATCTACCATTGgttccaaatatggaaaatctATCAAGAAAGGGATCATATCATTTTTCACAATTGATGAGAGTCGGTTCAATCAGGCCGAAGAATTTAGTTGTGTGCCCTACTTCATCTTCAAGCACTCTTGTGGTATTTTCAGTCGGAAAACAAAACTCCTATGCCGGAAATGTGGGAACCTTGTTGGAATTGCTTCTGACCTGAACAATGATTCTCCTATCCACCTCATAACAGACGGGTCAGATTCACCCTCTAGCAGTGAATTCACCAGTAAGAGAAA TACCATGTATGCATCGAACCTAATGCTTAACACCGAAGAAGTCATGTTGGCACCCATGTTTCAATACGTAAGTAAGAAGCATGAG ATAGCGAAATCTCCCTGA
- the LOC125186800 gene encoding uncharacterized protein At4g08330, chloroplastic-like isoform X8, whose amino-acid sequence METSGGSYSSNQQFSASFAGSRRDVTYSCGSCGYDLNLNSSSRNTSTIGSKYGKSIKKGIISFFTIDESRFNQAEEFSCVPYFIFKHSCGIFSRKTKLLCRKCGNLVGIASDLNNDSPIHLITDGSDSPSSSEFTSKRNTMYASNLMLNTEEVMLAPMFQYIAKSP is encoded by the exons ATGGAGACTTCCGGTGGTAGTTATTCTTCGAATCAGCAGTTTTCAGCCTCCTTTGCCGGTTCGCGGCGAGATGTTACTTACAG CTGTGGTTCCTGTGGCTATGATTTAAACCTGAACTCATCTAGTCGGAATACATCTACCATTGgttccaaatatggaaaatctATCAAGAAAGGGATCATATCATTTTTCACAATTGATGAGAGTCGGTTCAATCAGGCCGAAGAATTTAGTTGTGTGCCCTACTTCATCTTCAAGCACTCTTGTGGTATTTTCAGTCGGAAAACAAAACTCCTATGCCGGAAATGTGGGAACCTTGTTGGAATTGCTTCTGACCTGAACAATGATTCTCCTATCCACCTCATAACAGACGGGTCAGATTCACCCTCTAGCAGTGAATTCACCAGTAAGAGAAA TACCATGTATGCATCGAACCTAATGCTTAACACCGAAGAAGTCATGTTGGCACCCATGTTTCAATAC ATAGCGAAATCTCCCTGA
- the LOC125186800 gene encoding uncharacterized protein At4g08330, chloroplastic-like isoform X3 — METSGGSYSSNQQFSASFAGSRRDVTYSCGSCGYDLNLNSSSRNTSTIGSKYGKSIKKGIISFFTIDESRFNQAEEFSCVPYFIFKHSCGIFSRKTKLLCRKCGNLVGIASDLNNDSPIHLITDGSDSPSSSEFTSKRNTMYASNLMLNTEEVMLAPMFQYVSKKHERNLPDIVHCFCDTSLSVCERWFIFGVKTE; from the exons ATGGAGACTTCCGGTGGTAGTTATTCTTCGAATCAGCAGTTTTCAGCCTCCTTTGCCGGTTCGCGGCGAGATGTTACTTACAG CTGTGGTTCCTGTGGCTATGATTTAAACCTGAACTCATCTAGTCGGAATACATCTACCATTGgttccaaatatggaaaatctATCAAGAAAGGGATCATATCATTTTTCACAATTGATGAGAGTCGGTTCAATCAGGCCGAAGAATTTAGTTGTGTGCCCTACTTCATCTTCAAGCACTCTTGTGGTATTTTCAGTCGGAAAACAAAACTCCTATGCCGGAAATGTGGGAACCTTGTTGGAATTGCTTCTGACCTGAACAATGATTCTCCTATCCACCTCATAACAGACGGGTCAGATTCACCCTCTAGCAGTGAATTCACCAGTAAGAGAAA TACCATGTATGCATCGAACCTAATGCTTAACACCGAAGAAGTCATGTTGGCACCCATGTTTCAATACGTAAGTAAGAAGCATGAG CGAAATCTCCCTGACATTGTCCATTGCTTCTGCGATACTTCACTCTCAGTTTGTGAAAGGTGGTTTATATTCGGTGTAAAGACAGAGTGA
- the LOC125186800 gene encoding uncharacterized protein At4g08330, chloroplastic-like isoform X10 yields METSGGSYSSNQQFSASFAGSRRDVTYSCGSCGYDLNLNSSSRNTSTIGSKYGKSIKKGIISFFTIDESRFNQAEEFSCVPYFIFKHSCGIFSRKTKLLCRKCGNLVGIASDLNNDSPIHLITDGSDSPSSSEFTSKRKYDIRIRSLQPSSAGFGIRC; encoded by the exons ATGGAGACTTCCGGTGGTAGTTATTCTTCGAATCAGCAGTTTTCAGCCTCCTTTGCCGGTTCGCGGCGAGATGTTACTTACAG CTGTGGTTCCTGTGGCTATGATTTAAACCTGAACTCATCTAGTCGGAATACATCTACCATTGgttccaaatatggaaaatctATCAAGAAAGGGATCATATCATTTTTCACAATTGATGAGAGTCGGTTCAATCAGGCCGAAGAATTTAGTTGTGTGCCCTACTTCATCTTCAAGCACTCTTGTGGTATTTTCAGTCGGAAAACAAAACTCCTATGCCGGAAATGTGGGAACCTTGTTGGAATTGCTTCTGACCTGAACAATGATTCTCCTATCCACCTCATAACAGACGGGTCAGATTCACCCTCTAGCAGTGAATTCACCAGTAAGAGAAAGTACGACATCAGGATTCGTTCCTTGCAACCTAGTTCAGCTGGTTTTG GTATAAGGTGCTAA
- the LOC125186800 gene encoding uncharacterized protein LOC125186800 isoform X2: MIILSCGSCGYDLNLNSSSRNTSTIGSKYGKSIKKGIISFFTIDESRFNQAEEFSCVPYFIFKHSCGIFSRKTKLLCRKCGNLVGIASDLNNDSPIHLITDGSDSPSSSEFTSKRNTMYASNLMLNTEEVMLAPMFQYVSKKHEFLSSVGLPVQNVDLLLSSDLSIVYLLLACSRLGFSKVLKSCRYKVLNDSNLRLMKLLILYVQMIC, from the exons ATGATCATATTGAG CTGTGGTTCCTGTGGCTATGATTTAAACCTGAACTCATCTAGTCGGAATACATCTACCATTGgttccaaatatggaaaatctATCAAGAAAGGGATCATATCATTTTTCACAATTGATGAGAGTCGGTTCAATCAGGCCGAAGAATTTAGTTGTGTGCCCTACTTCATCTTCAAGCACTCTTGTGGTATTTTCAGTCGGAAAACAAAACTCCTATGCCGGAAATGTGGGAACCTTGTTGGAATTGCTTCTGACCTGAACAATGATTCTCCTATCCACCTCATAACAGACGGGTCAGATTCACCCTCTAGCAGTGAATTCACCAGTAAGAGAAA TACCATGTATGCATCGAACCTAATGCTTAACACCGAAGAAGTCATGTTGGCACCCATGTTTCAATACGTAAGTAAGAAGCATGAG TTTTTGTCGAGTGTCGGCCTACCTGTCCAGAACGTCGATTTGTTGCTTTCGTCCGACTTGTCAATTGTGTATCTATTATTGGCGTGCTCAAGATTGGGTTTTTCTAAGGTTCTTAAGTCTTGTAGGTATAAGGTGCTAAACGATTCGAACTTACGACTAATGAAGCTTCTTATATTGTATGTGCAAATGATTTGCTGA
- the LOC125187748 gene encoding uncharacterized protein LOC125187748: MDCSRDERRWCCYHPTEMVVGVCALCLNEKLLVVAKKRQRITHYSFLPKIFALTNPRRSHTPSSPSPEDSFISIKFEENGVASWDKGKTSKIAHDEKYCDEKFKSVVEHTKPRMSLRWRRRIGHLFHLIKRKRPAKAKSAPSTLKGRMLNIGG, translated from the exons atggATTGCAGTAGAGATGAGAGGCGATGGTGCTGTTATCATCCAACAGAAATGGTAGTTGGAGTTTGTGCTTTATGCTTGAATGAAAAGCTCTTAGTTGTTGCAAAGAAACGCCAACGAATTACTCACTACTCTTTCTTACCAAAAATATTTGCTCTTACAAATCCGCGCAGATCCCACactccttcttctccatctccagAAG ACTCATTTATATCAATCAAGTTCGAAGAGAATGGTGTGGCCTCATGGGACAAAGGGAAAACGTCCAAAATTGCACATGATGAGAAATATTGTGATGAAAAGTTCAAGAGTGTGGTCGAGCACACGAAGCCACGCATGTCGCTGAGGTGGCGGAGGCGGATTGGTCACCTCTTCCACCTCATCAAGCGAAAGAGGCCGGCCAAGGCCAAGTCAGCACCAAGCACCTTGAAAGGGAGAATGTTAAATATAGGTGGATAA